In Kineosporia sp. NBRC 101731, the following proteins share a genomic window:
- a CDS encoding sugar O-acetyltransferase, with translation MLAGDLYIADDSGNDESVRIHERAVRVLETYRLQCTAGEHAAARATLASVLGSVGAGVTIRPPLFVDYGENLHVGARTFINYQLTALDVAAITIGEDCQIGPGVQLLTPTHPIEPGPRRDKLEAAAPITIGDNVWLGGGVIVCPGVSIGDNSVIGAGSVVTKDVPANVVGVGNPARVIREIG, from the coding sequence ATGCTGGCCGGCGACCTGTACATCGCCGACGACTCCGGCAACGACGAGAGCGTGCGCATCCACGAACGGGCGGTACGGGTGCTGGAGACCTACCGCCTCCAGTGCACCGCCGGCGAGCACGCGGCGGCGCGTGCGACCCTGGCCTCGGTGCTGGGATCGGTGGGGGCCGGGGTCACGATCCGCCCGCCGCTGTTCGTCGACTACGGGGAGAACCTGCACGTGGGTGCGCGCACCTTCATCAACTACCAGCTCACCGCGCTCGACGTCGCGGCGATCACGATCGGCGAGGACTGCCAGATCGGGCCCGGGGTGCAGCTTCTGACGCCGACCCACCCGATCGAGCCCGGACCCCGCCGCGACAAGCTCGAGGCGGCGGCGCCCATCACGATCGGCGACAACGTCTGGCTGGGCGGCGGTGTCATCGTCTGCCCGGGCGTGAGCATCGGCGACAACTCGGTGATCGGCGCCGGTTCCGTGGTGACGAAAGACGTTCCGGCGAACGTCGTCGGTGTCGGCAACCCGGCCCGGGTCATCCGCGAGATCGGCTGA
- a CDS encoding MarR family transcriptional regulator: MNEEVPPFPAVLEPGPRQQALDLLRTYAGEYTELSRRSAQALTLHVTDVNALVEVLWAERLGEPLSPVRLAERVGLTSGATNALINRLEDAGYVARSREHADRRQVTLRATALARSRTADFYTRPAAVLEKAFDTLEPQTLSALIGALDVLTCALHDINQELRPAPH; encoded by the coding sequence ATGAACGAGGAGGTCCCACCCTTTCCGGCGGTACTCGAACCCGGGCCCCGGCAGCAGGCACTCGACCTGCTGCGCACCTACGCCGGGGAGTACACCGAGCTGAGCCGCCGCTCGGCCCAGGCGCTGACTCTGCACGTCACCGACGTCAACGCCCTGGTCGAGGTGCTGTGGGCCGAGCGCCTGGGCGAGCCGCTCTCCCCCGTGCGCCTCGCCGAGCGCGTCGGGCTCACCTCCGGCGCCACGAACGCTCTGATCAATAGGCTGGAGGACGCCGGATACGTGGCCCGCAGCCGGGAGCACGCCGACCGGCGTCAGGTCACCCTGCGAGCCACCGCGCTGGCCCGCAGCCGTACCGCCGACTTCTACACGAGACCGGCCGCCGTGCTGGAGAAAGCCTTCGACACGCTGGAACCACAGACCCTCTCGGCGCTCATCGGCGCTCTGGACGTTCTGACCTGCGCCCTGCACGACATCAACCAAGAACTGCGCCCTGCCCCCCATTGA
- a CDS encoding FAD-dependent monooxygenase, which yields MNSQSPTVLISGGSIAGPALAWALHRAGFAPTLLERAPSMRVAGQNLDIRSTGRAVIEQMGLTEAVLKQNTGERGTRFLDHTGRSYAQFPVEAGRDGSTAEMEILRGDLSRLLLDLTENEIPHRYGDHVTAVEQSPEGVEVVLASGGTERYDLMVIAEGRRSRTRKLVFGDDVVWRDLGEYVAYGTIDRADDDDDWWHWMTSTNSRMIALRPDNKGTSRANLAFFAPDLGLESIGFEAQMHVLRAHFADAGWKTPRILDGFEAYPQEFYLERFAQVTLPSWSRGRVVALGDAAWGSGPTGMGTSLALAGAYVLAGELGESYAGSGPAAAFAGYERVMRPWADKVQSFPPGIPRLMFPKSRAGLKVLKRVHQVAASPRIRHLAEQKLVSRPSPLPHLPDYPALRAG from the coding sequence ATGAACAGCCAGAGCCCCACCGTCCTGATCTCCGGGGGCAGTATCGCCGGTCCCGCCCTGGCCTGGGCGCTTCACCGCGCCGGGTTCGCGCCCACGCTTCTGGAACGTGCGCCGAGCATGCGCGTCGCCGGGCAGAACCTCGACATCCGCAGCACCGGGCGCGCCGTCATCGAGCAGATGGGCCTGACCGAGGCCGTCCTGAAGCAGAACACCGGCGAGCGCGGCACCCGCTTCCTCGACCACACCGGCCGCTCCTACGCGCAGTTCCCGGTCGAGGCCGGGCGGGACGGGTCGACCGCCGAGATGGAGATCCTGCGCGGCGACCTGTCCCGGCTGCTGCTGGACCTCACCGAGAACGAGATACCTCACCGCTACGGCGATCACGTCACCGCCGTCGAGCAGTCGCCGGAGGGCGTGGAGGTGGTCCTGGCCAGTGGCGGCACCGAGCGGTACGACCTGATGGTCATCGCCGAGGGCCGGCGCTCGCGCACCCGCAAGCTGGTCTTCGGTGACGACGTCGTCTGGCGCGACCTGGGGGAGTACGTCGCCTACGGCACCATCGACCGCGCGGACGACGATGACGACTGGTGGCACTGGATGACCTCCACCAACAGCCGGATGATCGCCCTGCGTCCCGACAACAAGGGCACCAGCCGGGCCAACCTGGCGTTCTTCGCCCCCGACCTGGGGTTGGAATCGATCGGCTTCGAGGCTCAGATGCACGTGCTGAGGGCTCATTTCGCCGACGCGGGGTGGAAGACGCCACGCATCCTGGACGGTTTCGAGGCCTACCCGCAGGAGTTCTACCTCGAGCGCTTCGCCCAGGTCACCCTGCCGTCCTGGTCGCGCGGGCGGGTCGTGGCGCTGGGCGACGCGGCCTGGGGGTCGGGGCCGACGGGGATGGGTACCAGCCTGGCTCTGGCCGGTGCGTACGTGCTCGCCGGGGAACTGGGGGAGAGCTACGCCGGTTCCGGTCCGGCCGCCGCGTTCGCCGGGTACGAGCGGGTGATGCGGCCGTGGGCCGACAAGGTGCAGAGCTTCCCGCCCGGCATTCCCCGCCTGATGTTCCCGAAGTCGCGCGCCGGGCTGAAGGTGCTGAAGAGGGTGCACCAGGTCGCGGCCTCGCCGCGGATCCGGCACCTGGCCGAGCAGAAGCTGGTGTCCCGGCCCAGCCCTCTGCCCCACCTGCCCGACTACCCGGCGCTGCGCGCCGGGTAG
- a CDS encoding polyprenyl synthetase family protein produces the protein MTLVPARPSSLHQTPDGRAAHLHAVEALLTERLADLGTQWRRGTATSDTVLGEDDVPELLTTLVMSGGKRLRPQMCWWGWVASGGQDDSPELVRLSTALELLHAFGLAQDDVMDESAVRRGVPTVHVQAGRRHHGVGATGDGRRYGESIAVLAGDLAHVEAGALVSGLPAPVRTLWWQMSVELVRGQARDLSAAALTSPDDPIGQALEVAHAKSGAYTIQRPLQLGATLGGADQDVVTALSRYGRLLGEAFALRDDLLGVWGDPDVTGKPSSDDLTAGKATVLLALAEQRCTGPARAAVDRMRAGSHDGNDVEIVRKAMESAGVRDLVEQRITRAVTDAHAVLRTAPLLPAAVEGLEAVSERIAWRRL, from the coding sequence TTGACGCTGGTCCCCGCCCGACCCTCTTCCCTCCACCAGACCCCCGACGGCCGGGCCGCACACCTTCACGCGGTGGAAGCCCTGCTCACCGAACGACTCGCCGACCTGGGCACCCAGTGGCGACGCGGCACCGCGACCAGCGACACGGTGCTCGGCGAGGACGACGTGCCGGAGCTGCTCACGACCCTGGTGATGTCCGGGGGCAAACGGCTACGCCCGCAGATGTGCTGGTGGGGCTGGGTGGCATCGGGTGGGCAGGACGACAGCCCCGAGCTCGTGCGCCTGTCGACGGCCCTGGAACTGCTGCACGCGTTCGGACTGGCCCAGGACGACGTGATGGACGAGTCCGCGGTGCGGCGCGGGGTGCCCACCGTGCACGTCCAGGCCGGGCGGCGGCACCACGGCGTGGGAGCCACCGGCGACGGCCGGCGTTACGGCGAGAGCATCGCCGTGCTGGCCGGGGATCTGGCCCATGTCGAAGCGGGGGCCCTGGTGTCCGGCCTACCGGCCCCGGTGCGCACCCTGTGGTGGCAGATGAGCGTCGAGCTGGTGCGCGGGCAGGCCCGTGACCTCAGCGCGGCCGCCCTGACCAGCCCCGACGACCCGATCGGCCAGGCCCTGGAGGTCGCCCACGCCAAGTCCGGCGCCTACACCATCCAGCGCCCCCTGCAGCTGGGCGCGACCCTGGGTGGCGCCGACCAGGACGTCGTGACGGCGCTGAGCCGCTACGGCCGCCTGCTCGGGGAGGCGTTCGCCCTGCGCGACGACCTGCTCGGTGTGTGGGGCGACCCCGACGTCACCGGCAAACCCAGCTCCGACGACCTCACCGCCGGCAAGGCAACCGTTCTGCTCGCTCTGGCCGAACAACGCTGCACCGGCCCCGCCCGCGCCGCCGTGGACCGCATGCGCGCCGGCTCCCACGACGGGAACGACGTCGAGATCGTACGGAAGGCGATGGAGAGCGCGGGGGTTCGCGATCTGGTCGAACAGCGCATCACCCGGGCCGTCACCGACGCCCACGCCGTCCTGCGCACCGCGCCCCTGCTACCTGCCGCCGTCGAGGGACTCGAGGCAGTGTCCGAGCGCATTGCCTGGCGGCGCCTGTGA
- a CDS encoding ABC transporter ATP-binding protein, with protein sequence MKNSEQRSADPRDRAGRALLRRSLLDQKRRLALASALSTGHQACEAAVPLLVGLIIDRAVTTGDTGQLVLWLAVLLVTFAILSVCGRLGFQIGFGASVEAARALRVDVARRTLDSRGTADGTMLPGATVNIATSDVRRATAVHYQVTQGLAAAVGVVFASVVLLTVSLPLGALVMIGAPLLLLAVRAISSPLEQRSSVQQEQAARAAGVATDLVRGVRVIKGLRAERAGSQRYRVTSRQALAASVHNARTEAGFKAAVIALNGGFLALVALVGGRLAADGSITVGQLVSAVGLAQFLLEPLSGFGGVIATVAAGRASAVRIAALLESPPAVVGGEAGPGPAGRIALNGVHGPGLAGVDLEIVPGQITGVLTTSPEAASSLRRYLGRELDPEHGEITLDGVTLRDLAPQRLREAVLVCPHEPDLFTGTLAENVLAGQPGANTEAVKHALSAAGADQVAETLPGGLEATVSERGRSLSGGQRQRVALARALLRDPGVLVLHDPTTAVDTVTESALAQGLREIRAGRTTVLLTSSPALLAGADRVLMLHEGVIVADGPHADLMSGHPAYQEAVLA encoded by the coding sequence GTGAAGAACTCCGAACAACGGTCCGCCGACCCTCGTGATCGAGCCGGCCGAGCTCTGCTGCGCCGCTCCCTTCTCGACCAGAAACGCCGCCTGGCACTGGCCTCCGCGCTCTCGACCGGGCACCAGGCCTGTGAGGCGGCGGTGCCGTTACTGGTCGGCCTGATCATCGACCGCGCGGTGACGACCGGCGACACCGGGCAGCTCGTGCTCTGGCTGGCGGTGCTGCTCGTGACCTTCGCGATCCTGTCGGTGTGCGGGCGGCTGGGGTTCCAGATCGGGTTCGGCGCCAGCGTCGAGGCCGCCCGGGCGCTACGCGTCGACGTGGCCCGGCGCACCCTCGACAGCCGGGGCACCGCCGACGGAACGATGCTGCCTGGCGCGACGGTGAACATCGCGACCTCCGACGTGCGCCGCGCCACGGCCGTGCACTACCAGGTGACCCAGGGACTGGCCGCGGCCGTCGGTGTGGTGTTCGCGAGCGTGGTGCTGCTGACGGTGTCGCTGCCGCTGGGCGCGCTGGTGATGATCGGCGCCCCGTTGCTCCTGCTGGCGGTGCGGGCCATCAGTTCCCCGCTGGAGCAGCGCAGTTCGGTGCAGCAGGAGCAGGCCGCCCGGGCCGCCGGCGTGGCCACCGACCTGGTGCGTGGCGTGCGGGTGATCAAGGGCCTGCGCGCGGAACGGGCCGGCAGCCAGCGCTACCGCGTCACCAGCCGGCAGGCTCTGGCCGCGAGTGTGCACAACGCCCGCACCGAGGCCGGTTTCAAGGCGGCCGTGATCGCGCTGAACGGCGGTTTCCTGGCGCTGGTGGCCCTGGTCGGCGGGCGACTGGCCGCCGACGGGTCGATCACCGTGGGCCAGCTGGTCTCGGCCGTGGGCCTGGCCCAGTTCCTGCTCGAGCCGCTGTCCGGCTTCGGCGGGGTGATCGCGACCGTCGCGGCCGGGCGGGCCTCCGCGGTCCGGATCGCGGCCCTGCTCGAATCCCCGCCGGCTGTCGTGGGCGGTGAGGCCGGGCCCGGGCCGGCCGGTCGCATCGCGCTGAACGGGGTGCACGGGCCGGGTCTGGCGGGGGTCGACCTGGAGATCGTGCCCGGCCAGATCACCGGGGTACTCACCACCTCCCCCGAGGCCGCGTCGTCACTGCGCCGCTACCTGGGGCGTGAGCTCGACCCCGAGCACGGCGAGATCACCCTCGACGGCGTCACCCTGCGCGACCTGGCCCCCCAGCGGCTGCGGGAGGCGGTGCTCGTCTGCCCGCACGAACCCGACCTGTTCACCGGCACGCTCGCCGAGAACGTGCTGGCCGGGCAGCCCGGGGCGAACACCGAGGCGGTCAAGCACGCCCTGAGCGCAGCCGGCGCCGACCAGGTGGCCGAGACGCTGCCCGGCGGGCTGGAGGCGACCGTCTCCGAACGCGGCCGTTCGCTGTCCGGCGGCCAGCGCCAGCGCGTCGCCCTGGCCCGCGCCCTGCTGCGTGACCCGGGTGTGCTGGTCCTGCACGACCCCACCACGGCCGTCGACACCGTGACCGAGTCGGCGCTCGCGCAGGGTCTGCGGGAGATCCGGGCCGGTCGCACCACCGTGCTGCTCACGTCCAGTCCCGCGCTGCTCGCCGGCGCCGACCGGGTGCTGATGCTGCACGAGGGCGTGATCGTGGCCGACGGCCCGCACGCCGACCTGATGAGTGGCCACCCCGCGTACCAGGAGGCGGTGCTGGCATGA
- a CDS encoding M18 family aminopeptidase, with product MEPVLDLAAFVSASPTPYHAVAESVRRLGAAGFTEQVETQDWDDSPGGRYLVRDGTVLAWFTGEHGVRRAPLRIFAAHTDSPTLKVKPRPDTGAAGWRQVGVEVYGGALWNSWLDRDLGLAGRLALYDGTVVPVNVARPLLRVPQLAIHLDREVNQGLKLDPQRHLLPIWGLGAAREGDLLEFLASETGVDASQIAAHDLVVHDLTPPARIGRDEELFAAPRLDNQLSLHAGVTALIAAARENVPTTPVLVGFDHEEIGSESATGAAGPLLERLLTHLAGGVGSRDQVFAAARALSCDVSHAAHPNYLERHDPSHLSVPNGGPLLKVNANQRYATDAPGAAAWRRACRDAAVPSQVFVSRNNIPCGSTVGPILSTRLGIRTVDVGVPILSMHSARELCGADDPGHLATAATAYLTDPV from the coding sequence ATGGAACCCGTGCTCGATCTGGCCGCCTTCGTCTCCGCATCACCGACCCCGTACCACGCCGTGGCCGAATCGGTGCGGCGCCTGGGCGCGGCGGGATTCACCGAACAGGTCGAGACGCAGGACTGGGACGACTCACCGGGCGGGCGCTACTTGGTGCGCGACGGCACGGTGCTGGCCTGGTTCACCGGTGAGCACGGCGTGCGCCGGGCCCCGCTCCGCATCTTCGCCGCCCACACCGACTCCCCGACCCTGAAGGTCAAGCCGCGCCCCGACACCGGGGCCGCCGGGTGGCGGCAGGTCGGCGTCGAGGTATACGGCGGGGCCCTGTGGAACTCGTGGCTGGACCGCGACCTCGGACTGGCGGGCCGGCTGGCGCTCTACGACGGCACCGTGGTGCCGGTGAACGTCGCCCGCCCGCTGCTGCGCGTGCCCCAGCTGGCCATCCACCTGGACCGGGAGGTGAACCAGGGCCTCAAACTCGACCCCCAGCGTCATCTGCTGCCGATCTGGGGTCTGGGCGCCGCCCGCGAGGGCGATCTGCTGGAGTTCCTGGCCTCCGAGACCGGGGTCGACGCCTCGCAGATCGCGGCCCACGACCTGGTCGTGCACGACCTCACCCCACCGGCCCGGATCGGCCGCGACGAGGAGCTCTTCGCCGCCCCGCGCCTGGACAACCAGCTCTCCCTGCACGCCGGGGTCACCGCCCTGATCGCCGCGGCCCGCGAGAACGTGCCCACCACACCGGTTCTCGTCGGTTTCGATCACGAGGAGATCGGCAGCGAGAGTGCCACCGGCGCGGCCGGCCCGCTGCTGGAACGACTCCTGACGCATCTGGCCGGGGGAGTCGGGAGCCGCGACCAGGTCTTCGCCGCCGCCCGGGCCCTGTCGTGCGACGTCTCCCACGCCGCGCACCCCAACTACCTGGAGCGCCACGACCCCTCGCACCTGAGCGTGCCCAACGGCGGCCCGCTGCTGAAGGTCAACGCCAACCAGCGTTACGCCACCGACGCCCCGGGTGCGGCGGCCTGGCGGCGCGCCTGCCGCGACGCCGCGGTGCCCTCGCAGGTCTTCGTGTCCCGCAACAACATTCCCTGTGGATCGACGGTCGGCCCGATCCTGTCGACCCGCCTGGGCATCCGTACCGTCGACGTCGGCGTGCCGATCCTGTCCATGCACTCCGCCCGCGAGCTGTGCGGTGCCGACGACCCGGGCCACCTGGCCACCGCGGCCACGGCGTACCTGACCGACCCGGTCTGA
- the idi gene encoding isopentenyl-diphosphate Delta-isomerase: MTLTDPRAGVPAAAHDLVVLLDDDGTPVGEADRLTVHDSATPLHLAFSLHLLDSRGRTLVTRRALAKKTWPGVWTNSCCGHPRPGEDVTAAVVRRAGEELGLTVTGVQVALPSFRYRAVDAGGVVENELCPVHVARLDESAVPDPDPAEVAEIAWVPWPDLYEAVRRTPFAFSPWLVLQAQAVGPDIMRYLTTAAEETC; encoded by the coding sequence ATGACGCTCACCGACCCGCGGGCCGGCGTGCCGGCCGCTGCCCACGACCTGGTGGTCCTGCTCGACGACGACGGCACACCCGTCGGTGAGGCGGACCGGCTGACGGTGCACGACAGCGCCACCCCCCTGCACCTGGCCTTCTCACTGCACCTGCTGGACTCCCGGGGCCGGACCCTGGTGACCCGCCGCGCGCTGGCCAAGAAGACCTGGCCGGGGGTCTGGACCAACTCCTGCTGCGGCCACCCGCGTCCCGGTGAGGACGTCACCGCGGCCGTGGTGCGTCGCGCCGGTGAGGAACTGGGCCTCACGGTGACCGGTGTCCAGGTGGCGCTGCCCTCGTTCCGCTACCGCGCCGTCGACGCCGGTGGCGTGGTGGAGAACGAGCTGTGCCCGGTGCACGTCGCCCGGCTCGACGAATCCGCCGTCCCCGACCCCGACCCCGCCGAGGTCGCCGAGATCGCCTGGGTGCCCTGGCCCGACCTGTACGAGGCCGTGCGGCGCACCCCGTTCGCGTTCAGCCCGTGGCTGGTCCTGCAGGCCCAGGCCGTCGGACCCGACATCATGCGATACCTGACCACGGCCGCCGAGGAGACGTGTTGA